The genomic interval TTCGCGCTGGCCAGAGACGGTGAGCTGATCCTCGGGCGGGACCCGATCGGCATCAAGCCCCTCTACACGGGACGTCACCAGGGCAGCCTCGTCTTCAGCAGCGAGCTACGGGCCCTCCCCGATGGCACGACCGACGTCGAGCCGTTCCCACCCGGGACGGTCTGGTCGAGCCGCACGGGCCGACATCGCTTCTACGAGATCCCCGAGCCCACCCCCGTCGACGGCGGACTGGCCGACCACGCCGAGCGGGTGCGCGACGCGCTCGAGACGGCGGTGGTCCGGCAGCTCATGAGCGACGTGCCCGTGGGCGCCTTCCTGTCGGGCGGCCTCGACAGCAGCGCGCTGGTGGCGCTGCTGCGCCCGCACGTCGACGAGTTGCACACGTTCTCCGTCGGGATGGCCGGCAGCCCCGATCTGGCCGCGGCCCGGCTCGTCGCCGAGCACCTCGACACCGTGCACCACGAGTACGTGCTCGACGCCCGCGAGATCCGTGACACGCTCCCCGAGATCGTCGCCGCGCTCGAGTCGTTCGACCAGGACCTCGTGCGCAGCGCGGTGCCGACGTACTTCACCGCGCGCCTCGCGGCCGAGCACGTCAAGGTCGTGCTGACCGGCGAGGGTGCCGACGAGCTGTTCGCCGGCTACCGCTACCACAAGGAGCTGGTCAGCGACGCGGCGCTCCAGGCCGACGCCCGCCGCTCGCTGGCGGAGTTGCACCACGCCAACCTGCAGCGCGTCGACCGCATCACCATGGTCCACGGCCTGGAGGCGCGGGTGCCGTTCCTCGACCTCGACGTGATCGAGACGGCCCTGTCGATCCCCGCCGCCCTCCGCCGGCCCGGTGAGGGAGCGCCCGAGAAGGCGGTGCTCCGCATGGCGGTCGACGGCCTGCTGCCGGCGTCGGTGGTCTGGCGGGACAAGGCGCAGTTCGACGAGGGCAGCGGCACGGCCGACCTGCTCCCACGGCTGACCGCCGGCGACCGGATCGACGTCGACCGGTACCGCGCCTCGTTCCCCGGCACACATCTCCGCTCGGCCGAGGAGTGCCTCTACCACCGGCTCCTCTGCGCATCGCTGTCCGACCCCGAGCCGGTCCTGGGCAACGTCGCCCGCTGGGCCGACCGGGGGTAGCGCCTGGGCCCTCGGCCCTCGGCGCCACTCCCCGGCCGGCGTCGGTCAGCTCCCGATCAGGTCCTTGATCTCGGAGATCGACGTGATGCCCAGCGCCTCGGCGTTCTCGTCGCTGACGGCGATGGCATAGGTGTTGTTGAACGGGGCCGGTTCCAGCCACGTCACCCCGTTGGCGGCGTCGGCATCCCGGACCGCCTCGTACTGCTCGACAGGATCGGCGATGGCCTCGGTGTTGTCGAGGTAGGTCACCCAGCCGGTGCCGAGGTACTCCCAGTAGAGGTCGACCTCGCCGGAGGTGAGCGCGTCGCGCACCGAGGTGCTGCCCACCAGCCCGATCTGGTCGTCGACGTCGGCGCCGGCACCTTCGAGGACGAGCTTGGTGATGTGACCGAGGATGAGCTGCTCGGTGAACTCCTTCGAGCTCACCGTCAGGGACGCGCCCGACAGGTCGACGTCTTCGGGGATGTCGGCGTCGTCGAGCCACGCCTGGGCGACGTCGGCCGGGTCCTCGCCGTCGACGTCCACCTGGGCGTTGAGGTCGATCATCGTCGCGTCGTCGAGCGCCTCGGAGACGGGCGCGAACAGCTCCTCGATGCCGGGGAACTCGTCGAGCACCTCGGTGCGCACGTTCAGCGAGCCGTTGTACGGCGGGAAGAACGCCTCGTCGTCCTCCAGCACGGTGAGGCCGAGAGCGCCGACCCGACCGTCGGTGGCGAAGATCGAGCCGAACGTGCAGTTGCCCTGGTCGACCTCGTTGTAGACGAGGCTGTCCTCGTCGAGGGCGGTCACGTCCGATGCGGGGAACTCGAAGCCGTAGGCCTCTTCGAGGCCGGGAAGGCCGTCGGGGCGGGTCGAGAACTCGCCGCCGACGCAGATCGAGGCGTCGGGGGTGTCTCCGCCGGAGCCTCCGTCGGAGGCGGCGTCATCGTCGTCGTCGCCGCAGGCAGCGGCGAACACCGCCAGTGCGGACATGACGACGAGAAGCCCCCTCAGGCTGCGTGTCTTCGTGGACATCAGGCTTCTTCTCCTTGTTGGCGGCTGTCGGAGCCTGGCTCAGAGACCCTTCGGTCGCAGGACGTCCTCGACGATTCCTGCGATCCAGTCGAGGGCCAGGGCAACGACCGCGGTGAGGATGCTGCCCGTGAGCAGCACCGGCGTGCGGTTCTGGACGTTTCCTTGGTTGATGATCCAACCCAGGCCCCCGGCGCCGATGAACGTGGCCAGAGCCGCCGTGCCGACGTTGATGACGAGAGCGGTGCGGATGCCGGCGAGCATCACCGGCACGGCCAGAGGCAGCTCGATGCGCGCCAGCACCCCCCTCGAGGTCAACCCCATGCCTCGCGCGGCTTCGATCAGCGACGGGTCGACCTGGTCGAGACCGACCATGGTGTTGCGCAGGACCGGAAGGGTGGCATAGAGGACGAGCGCGTAGATGGCCTGCTCGAAGCCGATGCCGACCGTGACCGCCAGCAGGACGAGGACGCCGATGGACGGCACGGCCTGGCCGATGTTGGCGATCCCGAGGAAGAGGGGGGTCACAGGGCGCGCCCAGGGCCGGGTCAACACGATGCCGAGCGGCACCGCGATCAGGATGACGAAGAAGGTCGACACCAGCGTGAGGTGGAGGTGCTCGATCAGCCGCTGCCGGATCATCGGGGCGTTGAGGCTGGCCACCTCGATGCGATCGAGCTCCTGGCCCTGCACGTAGACGTAGAGAGCGACGCAGATCCCGCCGAGCACCACGGGAGTGACGATCCATCGCCAGAGCCGGGACGGTCCGCCCAACTCGGCCAGCAACTCGTCCGCGCCCCGTCCGACACCGGGGGCGGCGATGTCGACGGTCGTCGTGGGGTCGGCCACTCAGCCCGCCTCGCCATCGGGGTCGACGCGAGCGGTCCCTGCACCGGCTGCGGCCCGGTCGCGGGTCCGCGCCGCGGTGCGCATCTCGTCGACGGCCTTCATGACCGTTTCCAGGTCGACGACACCCTGGTAGGCGCCGCGGCTGTCGGTGACGATCACGCAGCCCACCGTCGACGTGACCATCTCGTCGAGGGCGTCCCGCAGCGTGGCGTGCGGTTCGACCTGAGCGGTGGCCGGCAGGCCGATGCGCTCGACCGGTTCGGACGCGCGCGCCAGGTCGCGTCCGGTGACCCAGCGCTGCGGTCGGTTCTGGTCGTCGACCAGCAGCACCGACCCGTGGTTGCTGTCGGCCAGCATCTGGCGGAGGGTCGCCCGATCCTCGTCGACCGGGGCGACGGCCCACTGGCCGAGCTCGACGTCGCGGACCCGACTCAGGTTGAGGCGCTTGAGGGCGGCGCCCGAGCCGATGAAGTCCTCGACGAAGCCGTCGGCCGGCGCGGTCAGGATCGTCTCGGGCGTGTCGTACTGGGCGATGTGGGACTGCCGGGAGAGGATGGCGATGCGGTCACCCATCTTGATGGCCTCGTCGATGTCGTGGGTCACGAAGACGACGGTCTTCTGCGTGTCGGCCTGGATGCGCAGGAACTCGTTCTGGAGCCGGTCGCGGGTGATCGGATCGATCGCCCCGAACGGCTCGTCCATCAACATCACGGGCGGGTCACCGCCCAGGGCGCGCGCCACGCCGACCCGTTGGCGTTGACCGCCCGACAGCTCCTTCGGATAGCGCGAGCGGTACTCGGAGGGCTCCAGCCCGACCAGCTCCAGCAGCTCGTCGACCCGTTCGCCGACCCGATCGCGGCCCCAGCCGAGCAGCCCCGGCACCAGGCCGACGTTCTGGGCGATGGTCATGTGCGGGAACAGGCCGATCTGCTGGATCACGTACCCGATGCGCCGCCGGAGGTGGTCGGCGTTGGCGTGGGTGACGTCGTCGCCATCGAGGATGATGCGACCCGATGTCGGCTCGATGATGCGGTTGATCATCTTGAGGGTCGTCGTCTTCCCGCAGCCGGACGGCCCGACGAGGACCACCACCTCGCCGGTGGGGATGTCCATGCTGATGGCGTCCACCGCAGGTTCGGCCTGACCGGGGTACCGCTTGGTGAGCGACTCCAGGCGGATCATCACCTGCTGTTCGGGCACCGCTGCTGTCGCCTCCGTCTCGTCGATCATCGCAACCCCCTCGAGGTCGTCAGCCGGGCGATCACCAGGAACATGGTGTCCAAGGCGAGCGCGAGGATCACGACACCGAGCGTCCCGCTGAACGCCAGGTTGAACCCCCGCTGGGTGCCCGTGGCCCCGAGCCCCTGGAAGATCGGGCCGCCGAGGCCGGGACCGTTGACTTTCGCCGCGATCGCCGCGATCCCGACCGTGATCATCGTCGACACCCGGACACCCGTGACGATGACCGGCCAAGCCAGAGGCAGCTCGATGCGTCGCAGGCGCTGCCAGCGAGACAACCCCATCCCGAGCGCCGACTCCGTGATCGCCGGGTCGACCCCCCGCAGGCCCGTGATCGTGTTGCGCACGATCGGCAACAGCGCGTACATCACCAAGGCGACCACGGTCGGGCGGTAACCGAGGCCGAGGATGGGGATGAACAGCCCGAACAACGCGAACGAGGGGATCGTCACGAACGTCCCGGTGACCGTGAGCGCGACTCTGGCGGCCGAACGAACGCGGTAGGTCACCACGCCGAGGCCGACGCCGACCACCGTGGCCACGAGCATTGCCACCAGGACGACCTGAGCGTGCTCGAGGGTGAGGTCGAGCAGGTCGGACCAGTTGTCGCTGAGGTACGACGGCACCTCGCGGAGGTAGTCGAAGAAGTCCATGCCACTACGTGGTTAGCGAACTTACCCCCCGGACTCCTCGAGACGCGGGATGTGGCTCGCCGCTTCCGAGAGATCGATGATCTCGTCGATCGGCCGCTCGGCGACGTCCTCCGCCGGGCGCGAGAGGAAGACGTTCACGTGATAGGCACCCTCGGCCTCACGCCCAGCCGCCTCGATGCCCATCGCCTCGAGCTCCGTCAGGGCATAGTCGCGCTCGTCGTCGCCGGTGAAGCGCCGCTGGGGGAACGTCACCCCGTCGAGCTGCTCGGTGACGAGGCCCTGGGCCGCGAGGCGGTCGGCGATCGGCCCGAACGGCACGGTGCGCAGGCACAGGGACGCCACCCAGGGCAGGCGTTCGGAGGTCGCGCAGCTCAACACCCGCTCGAAGGTCCGTTCGGTGACGTAGCCGATGCCGCCCGTGACCGTGACGAGATCGGCGGCCCCGACCGCCGCGGCCAGGTCCGGCGACGGGTCGGTCAGCTCCAGGTTCGCGACGACGCCCTGGTCGAGCAGGCCCACCTCCACGGCATAGCCCACCGCGTTCGCGGCGGCGTCGAGCCCGATCACCTCGGGCGCGTCGTTCGACCGCACGCCGGCGTAGAACTCGCGGTCGAGCTCGGCCAGCTCGCCGGGCGACAGGTCCGCGACCTCGTCCGACCGGTAGCGCTCGTAGAGGTCGCTGAGCTCGAGGTCGTGTTTGAGCAGCGCGGCGTTGACTCCGTACGAACAGCAGAGGTCGACGATCGTGGGCTGCTCGACCGCGAGCTCTGCGATCACCTGACGGAAGACCTGCTGGCCGTAGTGAGGCACGGCGTAGTCGTAGGCCCCGAGCCATCGGTAGTAGCTCCGCGGGTCGGCCTGGTCGTAGATGTCGTCGAAGTTCGTCTTGGCCAGAACTGCTTCGGTGTCGGTGGTCTCCATCGTGATGCCTTTCGCTTGGTCATCCGCGGCGACCGGCACGAACCCATAGACATCGTTGCGACGCGCACCATCGGGAGACGGAGCTGGTCGCAACGAGTGCCAGTGCACACACGGCGGCCCGCTCTGACGTCATCGGCACGAACGGGTGGGCAATCGGGCCCACTGCGACCTTAGCTGCCGATCCATCCCAGGCGCCGTAGGGGGCGGAGGCCCATGTCCGATGTCGGTCTGAATCGGCTGACGGAACCACGTCCGTCCGCAGTCGTCAGCCCAGGCGGTTGATGAAGACCGTGACGGTGTGGCGCCCGTCGGACAACGCCACGTCGGGCTTGCCGTCGCCGTCGAAGTCCCGGCGGATGACGCCGCCGTGCTGTCCGTTCCAGCCCGTGGGAGCCGCCAGCGCGACGGTGGCCTTGATGCCGCCGGCACCGTCGCCCTCCATGAGCCAGGCCGAGCTCTTGCTCTCGTCGGCGGACTCGTAGGCCACCGTGACGACGTCGAGGTTGCCGTCGCCGTCGTAGTCGCCGGTGACGAGGTCGGTGTCGGTCTGGCCCCGGCCCGTCCGGGTCACGCCGGTGCCGAGCCCGCCGCCGGCCACGCCGAACCAGAAGGTGAGCGTCTCGGGCCCGCCGCGCTCGCGGGTGTCGGCCACGACGACGTCCATGCGACCGTCCTCGTTGAAGTCGCCGACACCCGGGCCGATGGCGCGGTTGCTGGCCCCGGCCGGCGTGGCGTAGCCCGTGGACGACGTGAAGCCGCCGGCGCCGTTGCCGTTCAGCACGGCGACCTGGCCGCGGCTGTCGGGGTCGCCCGGCCAGGAGCCCCAGCCGGCCACGATCAGGTCCAGCTTGCCGTCGCCGTTCATGTCGGCCATCTCCAGGCCCGTGTGGGCGAGGTGCTGGGACGTGAGCACCGGCGCCGTGCTGGCGCTGGTGACGGGGGCGCTGAACGAGTTGTTGCCCGTCCCCAGGTAGACCACGGCCGAGCTGGCCGCCCCGGACGCCGACTTGTAGAGGACGACGTCGGCGCGCCCGTCCTTGTTGGCGTCGGCCGTCATGATCGTGATGGCCCCGCTGCTGCCGGGCATCGGCGGCATCGAGGCGTGGATCTTGGGCTCGCCGAACGTGCCGTCGCCGTTCGAGAGCATCGTCTCCAGCCGGTAGGCCTCCGGCACCCCGTTCTCCGGGTCGCCGGCGAAGGAGACGAGGTTGACCATGTCCTGGCGGCCGTCGCGGTCGACGTCGGCCAGCACCATGTGGCTGAAGTCGTAGTGGCCCTCGACCGCGACCGGGGCGAAGTTGCCCGTGTGGTCGTTGGGCGCGTAGCCGTAGCTGTCGCCGCCACCGGTCATCAGGTCGACGTCGCCGTCACCGTCGATGTCGCCGCCGAAGATGCCGTCGCCGGCCATGTCGTAGGTCTGCGCCGCCGCCCCGAGGTCGTCGCAACCCACGAGCGCGACCAGCGCTGCGATCGACAGGACCGCGCCGCACCGCCGCGCGCCCCGCCCGAACCGAACCCGTCCCATGTCGTCTGGCTCCCCTGCTCCCGCACCGATGCCGGAACAGGTCGAACCTACTCCCATCCCGAGGGGTCGCGATCCGGCCGATCAGACGCAGCTGCCAGCGAGGTGTGGGCCGAAGCCGCAGGAAATGTGGGCGCGGTGCTATGGGGTGGCTATGGCTTGCGGGCGACGCCACCGTGGAAGGGGGTGTCGCCTCCGGGTTCGTCGGGGTCTGGGCGCCAGTCGTCGACGAGGACCAGGCCGGGTTCGACCAGTTCGAGGCCGTCGAAGAAGGGGGCGACGTCGATGTGGCTGCGCATGGTGAGCGTGTAGTTCGTCGTCGGGTTGTCCTCGACGGCCTCACCGAGCTTGGTCATCTCCTCGGACTCGCTGGCCAGATGCGAGATCACCAGGTAGCTGCCGGGGGGCACAGCCGCCATGTACGGGGGCACGATCCCGTAAGGGTTCGCGGTGTCGGGGAAGAGGTGCAGCATCGACACCAGCATCACGGCGATCGGTTCGCTGAGATCCAAGGTCGCCGCCGTCTGGGCCAGAACCGCCTCGTGGTCGCGTATGTCGTGCTTGAAGAACGTGGCGGCACCCTCGGGGGTGCTGGTCAGCAGTTGGTGGGCGTGCGCCAACACGATCGGGTCGTCGTCGACGTAGACGATCCTCGAGTCCGGCGCGACCTGCTGGGCGACCTCGTGCACGTTGTTCTCGGTCGGGATGCCCGCGCCAAGGTCCAGGAACTGGCGGACACCCGCCTCGGTGGCCAGGTAGCGCACAGCCCGGCCCAGGAACCGACGGTTGGCGCGCACGTAGCGCCGGGACGTCTCGACGCCACCCGCTCCCGCGGTGACGTGCACCGCGGCTTCACGGTCGACCGCGAAGTTGGTCGTCCCACCCAGCAGGTAGTCGTACACCCGGGCCACATGCGCCTCACCGGTGTCGATCTCCGCGAACTCAGCACCCGCCCGAGGCTCTGTCACGACGCCAGATCATAGGCCCGCCCCCGAGCCACGGCCGTCGGCTGATCTCACCACCCAACAGCGGTGAAACAGGCCCCGAAAGAAGCTGGTACCGGTCAGCTGGCAGCGCCGCCGGCGACCGCTCGGAGTGACAGACCGGCGGCCAAGCTCGTTCAGGGCACCAATTCCAGGATGCCGTCGTCGAGCGGGCCTGGGCTTGATCGCCGTCCGGGCGTTCCAGCGGGCGGAACTGTGCCGATGAGCTCTGCGCCCCCGAGCCGCTGTTATATACGGGTGATCGGGGACACCCAGAACTGGTGGCCGTGAAATGACTTTGGTCAGGTGGCTGCTCCTGTGAGGCTGGTGTGGTGTCGTCGGCTCGAGTTCGGACGTCCCGGAGACTGGGACGATGATGCGCCCTGACGCCGGTGACCCTGTCGCTTTGCTCATTCGGGCGGTCGACGACATCGCCCGACGGACACGGGGGCGGACCCCGGTCGGGTTGTCGCATGACGAAGCCGACGCCTCAGCTGGAAGCTTCCGTACTGACGATGCCATCGGGTTCGACCCGCTCCCCGTGTTGCGCGCCCTCGACACCCGAGGTGCGCCGGTCGTGGTCATGGGGCAAGTCGCTGGGATCATGCACGGCTCGAAGGAGCTGACCGGTGACCTTGATCTCCTTTGGAATGGTGACCCGGCGCTTTCGAGAGCTCTTGCCGACGCCTTCGGCTCGTTGGCGGCGCTGGTCTCCGACGGCGACGGAAAGAGCGTCCCTTGCACAGCCGCCGCGTTTCTTCTGCCGAAGGTGCTGTTCCGGACCACATCGGCCAGCGGCGACTGCTGCACGCCGCAGCTTCCATGGGGCGGTCTGGACATCCTGGGAATCATCGACAGGGCAGAAGTGGCGCACGCCGACGGCGGTCTGACGATCCGCTATGTCGCGAAGGCCGATCTGGTGGCAATGCGGCGAGTCGCTGGCCGCCCCAAGGACCGGCGTCGAGCTCAGGAACTCGCGGCTCTCTTGGACGACGGTGACGCCCCGTGACGTAGCCCACGATTGCCCACAGGGCCGACCTCCGGCGATCAGAGATAGGCGGAGCAGGGGAACCTGAAGCCGATCGATCGCGTGCGATGACGTCCTTCGGCGGGCTGAGGTCTTCGCAGCAACGGGTTGCTAGGCGTATGCCAGGTACTTGCCCGGGGCGTCGGGCACCTTCACCTCGAATCGACGTCGTAGGTCGGTGCCCTCGATCGTCGCTACTTGCTGATCGAACTGCTCACTCGTCACGATGACCGGAGCTTTGAAACTCCACTCCCGCTCGAACCACGTGATCAGCGAATCCAACAACGTGCGGTCTAGACCCTCGGGCAATCTTGACTTCCTCACCCAGAAGAAGACCGTCGCGTCGCAGTCCGACCACTGGCCAGCACCAATGGCGGCGACCTGCGCACCCGTGAACATCTTTGCGTCTGGCGGCAGTACATAGACACACCCGAGGCACTCGGTCTCACCGAGGTTCATCACGGTGTAGGTAAAGGCGTCGCCGTTGGCATGTCGCCGTTCGGCCTTCAGCAGGTCTTGTCTGTTGGCCTCGAACGTGAAGTCGTCCTCGGGCCACGTCGACTGCTCCCACCTGCGCAGGAACTCCCTGCTCTCCATCACCGCGTCGTAGTCGAGCTCGGCATCCGAAGCCAGCAGCGGCCTCAAGACAAACTCTCGGGTCTGCAACCCCACGGGAGCGCTGATCTCCATCTCGCTGAACACGAATGCGATCGTAAGCGGCACGTCCGGAGAGGTCATCGTGGGTATTCGGTAGGTGATGG from Acidimicrobiales bacterium carries:
- the asnB gene encoding asparagine synthase (glutamine-hydrolyzing), yielding MLDRLAHRGPDAQGLFSAPDHRGTLGHRRLSIVDVAGGDQPLVRDARALVANGEIYNAPSLRHELEDDRTFATRSDSEVILHLLGEADPSAIVRLNGMFAFALARDGELILGRDPIGIKPLYTGRHQGSLVFSSELRALPDGTTDVEPFPPGTVWSSRTGRHRFYEIPEPTPVDGGLADHAERVRDALETAVVRQLMSDVPVGAFLSGGLDSSALVALLRPHVDELHTFSVGMAGSPDLAAARLVAEHLDTVHHEYVLDAREIRDTLPEIVAALESFDQDLVRSAVPTYFTARLAAEHVKVVLTGEGADELFAGYRYHKELVSDAALQADARRSLAELHHANLQRVDRITMVHGLEARVPFLDLDVIETALSIPAALRRPGEGAPEKAVLRMAVDGLLPASVVWRDKAQFDEGSGTADLLPRLTAGDRIDVDRYRASFPGTHLRSAEECLYHRLLCASLSDPEPVLGNVARWADRG
- a CDS encoding glycine betaine ABC transporter substrate-binding protein — protein: MSTKTRSLRGLLVVMSALAVFAAACGDDDDDAASDGGSGGDTPDASICVGGEFSTRPDGLPGLEEAYGFEFPASDVTALDEDSLVYNEVDQGNCTFGSIFATDGRVGALGLTVLEDDEAFFPPYNGSLNVRTEVLDEFPGIEELFAPVSEALDDATMIDLNAQVDVDGEDPADVAQAWLDDADIPEDVDLSGASLTVSSKEFTEQLILGHITKLVLEGAGADVDDQIGLVGSTSVRDALTSGEVDLYWEYLGTGWVTYLDNTEAIADPVEQYEAVRDADAANGVTWLEPAPFNNTYAIAVSDENAEALGITSISEIKDLIGS
- a CDS encoding ABC transporter permease; this translates as MADPTTTVDIAAPGVGRGADELLAELGGPSRLWRWIVTPVVLGGICVALYVYVQGQELDRIEVASLNAPMIRQRLIEHLHLTLVSTFFVILIAVPLGIVLTRPWARPVTPLFLGIANIGQAVPSIGVLVLLAVTVGIGFEQAIYALVLYATLPVLRNTMVGLDQVDPSLIEAARGMGLTSRGVLARIELPLAVPVMLAGIRTALVINVGTAALATFIGAGGLGWIINQGNVQNRTPVLLTGSILTAVVALALDWIAGIVEDVLRPKGL
- a CDS encoding betaine/proline/choline family ABC transporter ATP-binding protein (Members of the family are the ATP-binding subunit of ABC transporters for substrates such as betaine, L-proline or other amino acids, choline, carnitine, etc. The substrate specificity is best determined from the substrate-binding subunit, rather than this subunit, as it interacts with the permease subunit and not with substrate directly.) translates to MIDETEATAAVPEQQVMIRLESLTKRYPGQAEPAVDAISMDIPTGEVVVLVGPSGCGKTTTLKMINRIIEPTSGRIILDGDDVTHANADHLRRRIGYVIQQIGLFPHMTIAQNVGLVPGLLGWGRDRVGERVDELLELVGLEPSEYRSRYPKELSGGQRQRVGVARALGGDPPVMLMDEPFGAIDPITRDRLQNEFLRIQADTQKTVVFVTHDIDEAIKMGDRIAILSRQSHIAQYDTPETILTAPADGFVEDFIGSGAALKRLNLSRVRDVELGQWAVAPVDEDRATLRQMLADSNHGSVLLVDDQNRPQRWVTGRDLARASEPVERIGLPATAQVEPHATLRDALDEMVTSTVGCVIVTDSRGAYQGVVDLETVMKAVDEMRTAARTRDRAAAGAGTARVDPDGEAG
- a CDS encoding ABC transporter permease → MDFFDYLREVPSYLSDNWSDLLDLTLEHAQVVLVAMLVATVVGVGLGVVTYRVRSAARVALTVTGTFVTIPSFALFGLFIPILGLGYRPTVVALVMYALLPIVRNTITGLRGVDPAITESALGMGLSRWQRLRRIELPLAWPVIVTGVRVSTMITVGIAAIAAKVNGPGLGGPIFQGLGATGTQRGFNLAFSGTLGVVILALALDTMFLVIARLTTSRGLR
- a CDS encoding VCBS repeat-containing protein — translated: MGRVRFGRGARRCGAVLSIAALVALVGCDDLGAAAQTYDMAGDGIFGGDIDGDGDVDLMTGGGDSYGYAPNDHTGNFAPVAVEGHYDFSHMVLADVDRDGRQDMVNLVSFAGDPENGVPEAYRLETMLSNGDGTFGEPKIHASMPPMPGSSGAITIMTADANKDGRADVVLYKSASGAASSAVVYLGTGNNSFSAPVTSASTAPVLTSQHLAHTGLEMADMNGDGKLDLIVAGWGSWPGDPDSRGQVAVLNGNGAGGFTSSTGYATPAGASNRAIGPGVGDFNEDGRMDVVVADTRERGGPETLTFWFGVAGGGLGTGVTRTGRGQTDTDLVTGDYDGDGNLDVVTVAYESADESKSSAWLMEGDGAGGIKATVALAAPTGWNGQHGGVIRRDFDGDGKPDVALSDGRHTVTVFINRLG
- a CDS encoding SAM-dependent methyltransferase, with amino-acid sequence MTEPRAGAEFAEIDTGEAHVARVYDYLLGGTTNFAVDREAAVHVTAGAGGVETSRRYVRANRRFLGRAVRYLATEAGVRQFLDLGAGIPTENNVHEVAQQVAPDSRIVYVDDDPIVLAHAHQLLTSTPEGAATFFKHDIRDHEAVLAQTAATLDLSEPIAVMLVSMLHLFPDTANPYGIVPPYMAAVPPGSYLVISHLASESEEMTKLGEAVEDNPTTNYTLTMRSHIDVAPFFDGLELVEPGLVLVDDWRPDPDEPGGDTPFHGGVARKP